Proteins from a genomic interval of Cupriavidus sp. WKF15:
- the cysK gene encoding cysteine synthase A gives MKAVNILQTIGNTPHIRINRLFGKDHEVWIKSERSNPGGSIKDRIALAMVEDAERRGVLKPGGTIVEPTSGNTGIGLAMVAAVKGYKLILVMPESMSIERRRLMLAYGATFDLTPREKGMKGAIARAEELIASIPGAWMPQQFENPANIEVHARTTAQEIIADFPEGLDVLVTGVGTGGHISGCAQVLKQQWPQLKVFAVEPTASPVISGGAPAPHPIQGIGAGFIPANLKTGLLDGVIQVDAEPARDMARRCASEEGILVGISSGATLAAIAAKLSELPAGTRVLGFNYDTGERYLTVEGFLPA, from the coding sequence ATGAAGGCAGTCAATATCCTGCAAACCATCGGCAATACGCCGCATATCCGCATCAACCGGCTGTTCGGCAAGGACCACGAGGTCTGGATCAAGTCGGAACGGTCCAACCCGGGCGGCTCGATCAAGGACCGTATCGCGCTGGCGATGGTGGAAGATGCAGAACGCCGCGGCGTGCTCAAGCCAGGCGGCACCATTGTCGAGCCGACCTCGGGCAATACCGGCATCGGCCTGGCGATGGTGGCGGCGGTCAAGGGCTACAAGCTGATCCTGGTGATGCCGGAGAGCATGTCCATCGAGCGGCGCCGCCTGATGCTGGCTTACGGCGCGACCTTCGACCTGACCCCGCGCGAGAAAGGCATGAAGGGCGCGATTGCCCGCGCCGAGGAACTGATCGCCTCCATTCCGGGCGCCTGGATGCCCCAGCAGTTCGAGAATCCGGCCAACATCGAGGTCCATGCACGCACCACGGCCCAGGAAATCATCGCGGACTTCCCCGAGGGTCTCGATGTGCTGGTCACCGGCGTCGGCACTGGCGGCCATATTTCCGGCTGCGCACAGGTGCTCAAGCAGCAGTGGCCGCAGCTCAAGGTGTTCGCCGTCGAGCCCACGGCTTCACCGGTGATTTCCGGGGGCGCTCCCGCGCCTCATCCGATCCAGGGCATCGGCGCCGGCTTTATCCCGGCCAACCTGAAGACCGGCCTGCTCGATGGCGTGATCCAGGTGGATGCCGAACCGGCCCGCGATATGGCGCGCCGCTGCGCGAGCGAAGAAGGCATCCTGGTCGGAATCTCGTCGGGCGCGACCCTGGCCGCGATTGCCGCCAAGCTGTCCGAACTTCCGGCCGGCACGCGCGTGCTCGGCTTCAACTACGACACCGGCGAGCGCTACCTGACGGTCGAAGGCTTCCTGCCAGCCTGA
- a CDS encoding universal stress protein: MDYKTILVALDDDPARAARLEAALALCRHFGAGLVGLTATGTRLEPFRGAGEEAGKYAARAAADLQRTIDENLATLQAAVASPDATLACRHVVVEAETGWALATEGRFADLILPPPLQAGDNAPALMAEEAEYALLNAGRPVLLVPAGAKLAPQAHVLVGWDGSQPAARAVSDALPLLAKASAVTVVVVAGDSGEDEQQAGGERLLQWLAAHGVTAWLRVQRGGQPGEVLLRLTQELNAGLLVAGGYGRSRLRERMLGGTTRTLVRQAGVPLLLSH, from the coding sequence ATGGACTACAAGACGATCCTTGTCGCGCTGGACGACGACCCCGCGCGCGCGGCGCGCCTGGAAGCCGCACTGGCCTTGTGCCGGCACTTTGGCGCCGGGCTGGTGGGCCTGACCGCAACCGGCACGCGGCTGGAGCCGTTCCGCGGCGCCGGCGAGGAAGCCGGAAAGTACGCCGCGCGGGCAGCGGCGGACCTGCAGCGCACCATCGACGAGAACCTGGCCACACTGCAAGCCGCGGTGGCCTCGCCTGACGCCACCCTAGCCTGCCGCCATGTGGTGGTCGAAGCCGAAACCGGCTGGGCGCTGGCCACGGAAGGCCGCTTCGCGGACCTGATCCTGCCGCCGCCCTTGCAGGCCGGCGACAACGCGCCGGCGCTGATGGCGGAGGAAGCCGAGTATGCGCTGCTGAATGCGGGGCGCCCGGTCCTGCTGGTGCCTGCCGGCGCCAAGCTGGCGCCGCAAGCGCATGTGCTGGTGGGCTGGGACGGGAGCCAGCCGGCGGCGCGCGCGGTGAGCGACGCGCTGCCGTTGCTGGCGAAGGCTTCTGCCGTGACGGTCGTGGTGGTGGCCGGCGACAGTGGTGAAGACGAGCAGCAAGCGGGTGGCGAACGCCTGCTGCAGTGGCTGGCCGCCCACGGGGTGACCGCCTGGCTGCGGGTCCAGCGTGGTGGACAGCCGGGGGAGGTGCTGCTGCGGCTGACGCAGGAACTGAATGCGGGCTTGCTGGTGGCAGGCGGCTACGGCCGCAGCCGCCTGCGCGAGCGCATGCTGGGCGGCACCACGCGCACGCTGGTGCGGCAGGCCGGGGTACCGCTGTTGCTGTCGCACTGA
- a CDS encoding universal stress protein has product MYQRILLAVDGSQSSDLALSQAIILASATGAEVKALFVADDSDAFFDAAYFDARAVMEGILAYGRKALAEAADKLEAAGIRHTTQLVEKPVAPGQISSTIVAQADTWSADLIVLGTHGRRGVRRMLMGSVSEGVVSKTSRPVLLIRSEVEG; this is encoded by the coding sequence ATGTACCAGCGCATCCTGCTCGCCGTAGACGGCAGCCAGTCTTCCGACCTCGCCCTGAGCCAGGCCATCATCCTCGCCAGCGCAACCGGCGCCGAGGTCAAGGCCTTGTTCGTTGCCGATGACAGCGATGCGTTCTTCGATGCCGCCTATTTCGACGCCAGGGCCGTGATGGAGGGCATCCTCGCCTACGGCCGCAAGGCCCTGGCAGAGGCCGCGGACAAGCTGGAGGCGGCGGGCATCAGGCATACGACCCAGCTGGTCGAGAAGCCGGTGGCCCCCGGGCAGATCTCGTCGACCATCGTCGCCCAGGCCGATACCTGGAGCGCCGACCTGATCGTACTCGGCACGCATGGCCGGCGCGGCGTGCGGCGCATGCTGATGGGCAGCGTTTCCGAGGGCGTGGTCAGCAAGACCAGCCGGCCGGTGCTGCTGATCCGCAGCGAAGTGGAAGGCTAG
- a CDS encoding zinc-dependent alcohol dehydrogenase family protein, with protein sequence MPETMRAMVLEQAGQPLRLRQVPVPEPGPGEVRIAVSACGVCRTDLHIADGELAHPKSHLIPGHEIVGRIDACGAGVDAFTLGERVGVPWLGHTCGHCRYCTSGRENLCDTPAFTGYTRNGGYAEYTIADSRYCFRIPEGYDDEHAAPLLCAGLIGLRTLRMAGDARRVSIYGFGAAAHLVAQIAVAEGRQVYAFTRAGDAGAQQLARDTGACWTGASEQAPPDTLDAALIFAPVGALVPLALQAVGKGATVVCGGIHMSDIPAFPYRLLWEERRVVSVANLTRADGEALMGIAARTPLHTHTTAYPLDAANQALADLRGGRLAGAAVLRVHA encoded by the coding sequence ATGCCTGAAACCATGCGCGCCATGGTCCTGGAACAAGCCGGCCAGCCACTGCGGCTGCGCCAGGTGCCGGTGCCCGAACCGGGCCCCGGCGAGGTCCGCATTGCCGTCAGCGCGTGCGGGGTCTGCCGCACCGACCTGCATATCGCCGACGGCGAGCTGGCGCACCCGAAGTCCCACCTGATTCCCGGCCACGAGATTGTCGGCCGCATCGACGCCTGCGGTGCGGGCGTCGATGCATTCACGCTCGGCGAGCGCGTGGGCGTGCCGTGGCTGGGCCATACCTGTGGCCACTGCCGCTACTGCACGTCCGGGCGCGAGAACCTGTGCGACACGCCGGCCTTCACCGGCTACACGCGCAACGGCGGCTACGCTGAATACACCATTGCCGACAGCCGCTACTGTTTCCGGATTCCGGAGGGCTACGACGACGAACATGCCGCACCGCTGCTGTGCGCCGGCCTGATCGGCCTGCGCACCTTGCGCATGGCCGGCGATGCCCGCCGTGTCAGCATCTACGGCTTTGGCGCGGCCGCGCACCTGGTGGCACAGATCGCCGTCGCGGAAGGCCGGCAAGTCTATGCCTTCACCCGGGCCGGCGATGCGGGCGCGCAACAGCTCGCGCGCGATACGGGCGCCTGCTGGACCGGCGCCAGCGAGCAGGCGCCGCCCGACACGCTGGACGCGGCGCTGATCTTCGCTCCGGTGGGGGCGCTGGTGCCGCTGGCGCTGCAGGCAGTCGGCAAGGGCGCCACGGTGGTCTGCGGCGGTATCCATATGAGCGACATCCCCGCGTTCCCCTACCGGCTGCTGTGGGAAGAGCGACGCGTCGTCTCCGTCGCGAACCTGACCCGCGCCGACGGCGAGGCGCTGATGGGGATCGCCGCCCGCACGCCCTTGCATACGCATACAACCGCCTATCCGCTCGACGCAGCCAACCAGGCCCTGGCCGACCTGCGCGGCGGCCGCCTTGCCGGCGCGGCAGTCCTGCGCGTCCACGCCTGA
- the serA gene encoding phosphoglycerate dehydrogenase, whose protein sequence is MTTAILLENIHPSATARLGEAGLTVERRSGALAGDELREALSSHDLVGIRSATHLRADDIRSAPDLLSIGCFCIGTSQVDLDAATAAGIPVFNAPFSNTRSVAELVVSEAVMLLRRIPEKNALAHAGKWAKGASSAFEARGKTIAIVGYGNIGSQVGVLAESMGMRVVYYDVLARLSLGSARAAGTLEEAVSQADVVTLHVPATARTRNMIDAHVLARFKPGAILINASRGTVVDIEALTAALRDKRLGGAAIDVFPQEPKTNSDPFSSPLQQLPNVLLTPHIGGSTEEAQENIGTEVAAKLLNFLETGGTIGAVNFPEVDPGPLQAPARLLNIHSNAPGALAALNTLLAQDGVNINGQHLQTRGHTGYVVTDLDRVPSDAMMEALRTHAGFVRSRLLVR, encoded by the coding sequence GTGACCACTGCGATCCTGCTCGAAAACATCCATCCAAGCGCCACGGCGCGCCTCGGCGAAGCCGGCCTGACGGTCGAACGCCGCAGCGGTGCACTGGCCGGCGACGAACTGCGCGAAGCGCTGTCCAGCCATGACCTGGTGGGCATCCGCTCCGCCACGCACCTGCGCGCGGACGACATCCGCAGCGCGCCAGACCTGCTCAGCATCGGCTGCTTCTGCATCGGCACCTCCCAGGTCGACCTGGATGCCGCAACGGCAGCGGGCATTCCGGTCTTCAACGCACCGTTCTCCAATACGCGCTCGGTGGCGGAACTGGTCGTGTCCGAAGCCGTGATGCTGCTGCGCAGGATTCCGGAGAAGAATGCACTCGCGCATGCAGGCAAGTGGGCCAAGGGCGCCAGCAGTGCGTTCGAGGCGCGCGGCAAGACCATTGCCATCGTCGGCTACGGCAACATCGGCTCCCAGGTCGGCGTACTGGCCGAATCGATGGGCATGCGCGTGGTGTACTACGACGTGCTGGCCAGGCTGTCGCTCGGCTCGGCGCGCGCCGCCGGTACGCTCGAGGAAGCCGTGTCGCAGGCGGATGTCGTCACGCTGCACGTGCCAGCCACCGCGCGCACGCGAAATATGATCGACGCGCACGTGCTCGCCCGCTTCAAGCCAGGGGCGATCCTCATCAATGCCTCGCGCGGGACCGTGGTGGACATCGAAGCGCTGACCGCGGCGCTGCGCGACAAGCGCCTGGGCGGCGCCGCGATCGACGTGTTCCCGCAGGAGCCCAAGACCAACAGCGATCCGTTCTCCAGCCCGCTGCAGCAACTGCCCAATGTCCTGCTGACGCCGCATATCGGCGGCAGCACCGAGGAAGCCCAGGAGAACATCGGTACCGAGGTGGCCGCCAAGCTGCTGAACTTCCTGGAAACCGGCGGCACCATCGGCGCGGTGAATTTTCCTGAGGTCGACCCTGGTCCGCTTCAGGCGCCGGCACGCCTGCTCAACATCCACAGCAACGCGCCCGGCGCGCTGGCCGCGCTCAACACGCTGCTGGCGCAGGACGGCGTCAACATCAACGGCCAGCACCTGCAGACGCGCGGCCATACCGGCTACGTGGTCACGGACCTCGACCGGGTGCCGTCCGACGCGATGATGGAAGCCTTGCGCACCCACGCCGGCTTCGTGCGTTCGCGGCTGCTGGTGCGGTAA
- a CDS encoding GMC family oxidoreductase N-terminal domain-containing protein translates to METFDYLVVGAGSAGCAIAARLAEDPAVTVALIEAGPSDHHISVWMPIGMASTVRNPGPRNYGYYTAPQPGFNGRQGYQPRGKGLGGSSSINGMVYIRGHRNDFDDWARLGCTGWSYEEVLPYFRRSEHHEDYSGRDDNRWHGGSGPLRVSNLRSPNPFSIRFVQAAIQAGYPANGDFNGAEQEGAGLYHVTQHRGERWNTARAYLHQGNAGDKTLSGGRRNLTVLVETQVLRIDFEGARATGLTVVRGGVEQKLAARREVVVSAGAFNSPQLLLASGVGPAQELRELGIGVVADLPGVGKNLQDHPDVILNKQVHSLDLFGHSLPGFAKLSMELLRYRRKRTGMASSNFAEAGAFVRSRPGLVVPDLQLHFIPALLNHGSDRKKLGHGYSCHACVLRPKSRGEVRLRSRDMREAPLIDPRFLSDEEDMTGMVAGVRAIRRIFAQEALASAGGRELFTDDFGPGEGSQQVIEAFVRERTDSVYHPVGTCKMGVDEMAVVDPALRVVDASIMPTLVAGNTNAPAIMIAEKAADLIRASR, encoded by the coding sequence ATGGAAACCTTTGACTATCTGGTGGTGGGCGCGGGCTCGGCGGGCTGCGCCATTGCAGCGCGGCTGGCCGAGGATCCCGCCGTGACCGTGGCCCTGATCGAGGCCGGTCCGAGCGATCACCACATCAGCGTCTGGATGCCCATCGGCATGGCATCCACTGTGCGCAATCCCGGGCCGCGCAACTACGGCTATTACACTGCGCCGCAGCCGGGCTTCAACGGCCGCCAGGGCTACCAGCCGCGCGGCAAGGGCCTGGGCGGCAGCTCGTCGATCAACGGCATGGTCTATATCCGTGGCCACCGCAACGACTTTGACGACTGGGCGCGTCTGGGCTGCACCGGCTGGAGCTATGAAGAGGTGCTGCCATACTTCCGGCGCAGCGAACACCATGAGGACTACAGCGGCCGCGACGACAACCGCTGGCACGGCGGCTCGGGGCCGCTGCGGGTCAGCAACCTGCGCTCGCCCAATCCGTTCTCGATCCGCTTTGTCCAGGCCGCGATCCAGGCCGGCTACCCGGCGAACGGCGACTTCAATGGGGCGGAGCAGGAGGGCGCGGGCCTGTACCACGTCACGCAGCACCGGGGCGAGCGCTGGAACACGGCGCGCGCCTACCTGCACCAGGGCAATGCCGGCGACAAGACCCTGAGCGGTGGCCGGCGCAACCTGACGGTGCTGGTCGAGACGCAGGTGCTGCGCATCGACTTCGAGGGCGCGCGTGCGACAGGCCTCACCGTGGTGCGCGGCGGCGTGGAACAGAAGCTCGCGGCACGGCGTGAAGTCGTTGTCAGCGCGGGCGCATTCAACTCGCCGCAACTCCTGCTCGCATCGGGCGTGGGACCGGCACAGGAGCTGCGCGAACTGGGCATCGGCGTCGTGGCCGACCTGCCGGGCGTGGGCAAGAACCTGCAGGACCATCCGGACGTCATTCTCAACAAGCAGGTGCATTCGCTGGACCTGTTCGGCCATTCGCTGCCCGGCTTTGCAAAGCTTTCGATGGAGCTGCTGCGCTACCGCCGCAAGCGTACCGGCATGGCCAGCAGCAACTTCGCGGAAGCCGGCGCCTTTGTCCGGAGCCGGCCGGGCCTGGTCGTACCGGACCTCCAGCTGCACTTCATTCCGGCACTGCTCAACCATGGCAGCGACAGGAAGAAGCTGGGCCACGGCTATTCGTGCCACGCCTGCGTGCTGCGTCCGAAGAGCCGCGGTGAAGTGCGCCTGCGTTCGCGGGACATGCGCGAGGCGCCGCTGATCGATCCGCGCTTCCTGAGCGATGAAGAGGACATGACCGGCATGGTGGCAGGCGTGCGCGCGATCCGCCGGATCTTTGCCCAGGAGGCGCTGGCCAGTGCCGGCGGCCGCGAGCTGTTCACCGACGACTTCGGTCCGGGCGAGGGCAGCCAGCAGGTCATCGAGGCCTTTGTGCGCGAGCGTACCGACAGCGTCTACCATCCGGTCGGCACCTGCAAGATGGGGGTGGACGAGATGGCCGTGGTGGATCCGGCGCTGCGCGTGGTCGACGCTTCCATCATGCCCACGCTGGTCGCGGGCAATACCAACGCGCCGGCGATCATGATCGCCGAGAAGGCGGCCGACCTGATCCGGGCGAGCCGCTAG
- a CDS encoding aldehyde dehydrogenase family protein, translating to MHHLNTFYIGGEWVTPADGFSLADIVNPATEAVIGMVAMGGAADVDRAVAAARDAFPSWSRSSREERLALLRRIADGYKARIGEIAEAISTEIGAPLWLCREYQAPMGLVQLQSAIAALEAFEFVTASGTTQVVREPVGVTALITPWNWPVNQIAAKVAPALAAGCTVVLKPSEIAPLDARIFAEIVHEARAPAGVFNMLFGTGPAVGAALSRHPGVDMVSITGSTRAGVDVAVQAAPTVKRVAQELGGKSPNVILDDADLKAAVSTGVVSCMLNSGQTCTAPTRMLVPRAQYQAAIAIAQATAQALTVGDPASPDSKLGPSSNRAQYERVQRMIEAGIGEGARVIAGGPGRPDGLAQGYYNRPTVFADVDNDMTIAREEIFGPVLVMIPYDDEAEAIRIANDTPYGLAAYVWSGDPARARRVAGELRAGSVQINGARMDFNAPFGGYKASGNGREFGAYGLAEFLEYKSVAGCAVDA from the coding sequence ATGCACCATCTCAATACGTTCTATATCGGGGGCGAGTGGGTGACTCCCGCCGACGGTTTCTCGCTGGCGGATATCGTCAACCCCGCGACGGAGGCTGTGATCGGCATGGTCGCCATGGGCGGCGCGGCCGATGTGGACCGCGCCGTGGCCGCCGCGCGCGACGCCTTCCCGTCGTGGTCCAGGTCCAGCCGCGAGGAGCGCCTGGCGCTGCTGCGCCGCATTGCCGATGGCTACAAGGCGCGCATTGGCGAGATCGCCGAGGCTATCAGCACGGAGATCGGTGCCCCGCTGTGGTTGTGCCGCGAGTACCAGGCGCCGATGGGCCTGGTGCAGCTGCAGTCGGCCATCGCCGCGCTGGAAGCCTTTGAGTTCGTCACCGCCAGCGGCACCACGCAGGTGGTGCGCGAGCCGGTCGGCGTGACGGCGCTGATCACGCCATGGAACTGGCCGGTCAACCAGATCGCCGCCAAGGTCGCACCCGCGCTGGCGGCGGGCTGCACGGTGGTGCTCAAGCCGTCCGAGATCGCGCCGCTGGATGCGCGCATCTTTGCCGAGATCGTGCATGAAGCCCGCGCGCCGGCAGGCGTGTTCAACATGCTGTTCGGGACCGGTCCCGCGGTGGGCGCGGCACTGTCGCGGCATCCGGGCGTGGATATGGTCTCGATCACGGGGTCGACGCGCGCCGGCGTCGACGTAGCCGTGCAGGCCGCGCCCACGGTCAAGCGCGTGGCGCAGGAACTTGGCGGCAAGTCGCCCAACGTGATCCTGGATGACGCCGATCTCAAGGCAGCGGTGTCGACGGGCGTGGTGAGCTGCATGCTCAACTCGGGCCAGACCTGCACGGCGCCCACGCGCATGCTGGTGCCGCGCGCGCAATACCAGGCGGCCATCGCCATTGCGCAGGCGACGGCGCAGGCGCTGACGGTGGGCGACCCCGCCTCGCCGGACAGCAAGCTGGGCCCCAGCTCGAACCGGGCCCAGTATGAACGTGTGCAGCGCATGATCGAAGCAGGTATCGGCGAGGGCGCGCGTGTCATCGCGGGCGGTCCCGGCCGGCCTGACGGGCTCGCGCAGGGCTACTACAACCGCCCGACCGTGTTCGCCGACGTCGACAACGACATGACCATTGCCCGCGAAGAGATCTTCGGGCCGGTGCTGGTCATGATTCCCTATGACGACGAGGCGGAGGCCATCCGCATTGCCAACGACACGCCGTACGGACTGGCCGCCTATGTCTGGTCGGGCGACCCGGCGCGCGCGCGCCGCGTGGCGGGTGAGCTGCGTGCGGGCTCGGTGCAGATCAATGGTGCCCGGATGGACTTCAACGCGCCGTTCGGCGGCTACAAGGCGTCGGGCAACGGCCGCGAATTTGGCGCCTATGGCCTGGCAGAGTTCCTGGAGTACAAGTCGGTCGCCGGCTGTGCCGTGGATGCATGA
- a CDS encoding TauD/TfdA family dioxygenase translates to MTNSNAAIQRKEVSAEPAAAGYHGFSVTRMTPTIGVEVDGIDLREPLDDATLTSLRQALVRHKVLFFRDQDITPAQHVQLARRFGELEVHPVFPHHADHPELVLLGGSKDMRGRENIYHSDVSWREVPSMASMLRCVECPESGGDTIWVDMARAYAALPDAVKERIEGLDAVHDIMPGFGARMTPEEREINRKKFPAVTHPVVRTHPESGEKILYVNEGFVTHLANFGEKAQFRVGFDFRYGELDLLQYLFRQAAVPEYQVRLKWRPNIIAFWDNRSTQHYAVQDYYPAVRRMMRATIIGDKPF, encoded by the coding sequence ATGACCAATAGCAATGCTGCAATCCAGCGGAAGGAAGTATCCGCAGAGCCCGCCGCCGCGGGCTACCATGGGTTCTCCGTCACCCGCATGACGCCCACGATCGGTGTCGAGGTCGACGGGATCGACCTGCGCGAGCCGCTCGACGACGCGACCCTTACCTCGCTGCGCCAGGCGCTGGTGCGCCACAAGGTGCTGTTCTTCCGCGACCAGGACATCACCCCGGCCCAGCACGTCCAGCTCGCGCGCCGCTTCGGGGAACTCGAAGTCCATCCGGTGTTCCCGCACCACGCCGATCATCCGGAACTGGTCCTGCTGGGCGGCAGCAAGGACATGCGCGGCCGCGAGAACATCTACCACTCCGACGTTTCCTGGCGCGAGGTGCCGTCGATGGCATCGATGCTGCGCTGTGTGGAATGCCCGGAGTCCGGCGGCGACACGATCTGGGTCGACATGGCGCGTGCCTATGCGGCGCTGCCGGACGCGGTCAAGGAACGGATCGAAGGCCTCGACGCCGTGCACGACATCATGCCAGGCTTCGGCGCGCGCATGACGCCCGAGGAGCGCGAGATCAACCGCAAGAAGTTCCCGGCGGTCACGCACCCGGTCGTGCGCACGCACCCGGAGAGCGGCGAAAAGATCCTCTATGTCAACGAAGGCTTCGTCACGCACCTCGCCAATTTCGGCGAGAAGGCGCAGTTCCGCGTGGGCTTCGACTTCCGCTACGGCGAGCTGGACCTGCTGCAGTACCTGTTCCGCCAGGCCGCGGTGCCCGAATACCAGGTCCGCCTGAAGTGGCGGCCCAACATCATTGCGTTCTGGGACAACCGTTCGACGCAGCACTACGCCGTGCAGGACTATTACCCGGCGGTGCGCCGCATGATGCGCGCGACCATCATCGGCGACAAACCTTTCTGA
- a CDS encoding tripartite tricarboxylate transporter substrate binding protein, with protein MQQQRRKVLQQLGLGLAGAALGGVSFSARAQANGAGYPSRAVRVVYPYQAGGTGDVVARQIAESLARSWGKPVIVDNRPGAGGMIGADMVAKAEPDGHTLLLTLTGMVQAPSLYSKAPYNPVRDFAPISELATSNLALVVQPSLGVNSVKQLIDYIGKQGKPLAYGSYGLGSSGHLYMEIFARNTNVALTHVPYKGEAPLINDLLGGQLPAGMIAAVSARQHAATGKLRVLAVAGAARSPLLPDVPTFAEAGVRGLERQGWVGMFAPAATPRAIVEKVSADVNRTLANSDFRARMVDLGIVLKGSTPAAFADVVKAEQTYWAEAIRASNIRLD; from the coding sequence ATGCAGCAGCAAAGACGAAAGGTTTTGCAGCAGTTGGGACTCGGACTGGCGGGCGCTGCGCTCGGCGGGGTCAGCTTCAGCGCCAGGGCGCAGGCGAATGGGGCGGGCTACCCGTCGCGTGCGGTGCGGGTTGTGTACCCCTACCAGGCGGGGGGTACCGGCGACGTGGTGGCGCGGCAGATTGCGGAAAGCCTCGCCAGGTCCTGGGGCAAGCCGGTGATCGTCGATAACCGGCCCGGCGCCGGCGGCATGATCGGCGCGGACATGGTGGCCAAGGCCGAGCCCGATGGCCACACGCTGCTGCTGACGCTGACCGGCATGGTGCAGGCGCCAAGCCTGTACAGCAAGGCACCGTACAACCCGGTGCGCGACTTCGCGCCGATTTCGGAACTGGCAACCTCGAACCTTGCGCTGGTCGTGCAGCCCTCGCTGGGCGTGAACAGCGTGAAGCAGCTCATCGACTATATCGGCAAGCAGGGCAAGCCGCTCGCCTATGGATCGTACGGACTGGGTTCCAGCGGCCATCTGTACATGGAGATCTTCGCGCGCAATACGAACGTCGCGCTGACGCATGTGCCCTACAAGGGGGAAGCGCCGTTGATCAATGACCTGCTGGGCGGGCAGCTTCCGGCCGGCATGATCGCCGCGGTCAGTGCGCGCCAGCATGCCGCCACCGGCAAGCTGCGTGTGCTGGCCGTGGCCGGCGCGGCGCGCTCGCCCTTGCTGCCCGATGTGCCGACATTCGCCGAAGCCGGCGTGCGCGGGCTGGAGCGGCAGGGATGGGTCGGCATGTTCGCGCCGGCCGCGACGCCGCGCGCGATCGTCGAGAAGGTCTCGGCGGATGTCAACCGCACGCTCGCCAACTCGGATTTCCGCGCGCGCATGGTGGATCTGGGCATCGTCCTGAAGGGCAGCACGCCCGCGGCCTTTGCCGATGTCGTCAAGGCCGAGCAAACGTACTGGGCCGAAGCGATCCGTGCTTCGAACATCCGCCTGGACTGA
- a CDS encoding acyl-CoA dehydrogenase family protein gives MAFNQRPWITDDLAMFQDGIRKFIERELVPHEDRWWKQQHVDREVWRTAGEMGMLCASIPEEYGGGGGNFAHEAIITLEQSRAGVSSLGTNVHSGIVAHYILRYGTEAQKRHWLPKMASGEMVAAIAMSEPGAGSDLKSIKARAVRDGDHYVLNGSKTFITNGFLADLILVVCKTDPDKGAKGVSIVVVETENLPGFRRGRILEKIGQKGQDTAELFFDDVRVPCANLLGTEEGKGFYQLMQQLPQERMIIALGALSAMERAVELTTEYVRERKVFGATLLDMQNTRFKLAECKTKAVIAGAFVDDCMAKVLREELDPETAAMAKWWGTQTSCEIIDECLQLHGGYGYMMEYPIARMYVNARVGKIYGGSNEIMKEIIARTL, from the coding sequence ATGGCATTCAATCAACGACCCTGGATCACGGACGACCTGGCCATGTTCCAGGACGGCATCCGCAAGTTCATCGAGCGCGAACTGGTTCCGCACGAGGACCGCTGGTGGAAGCAGCAGCACGTGGACCGCGAGGTCTGGCGCACGGCCGGCGAGATGGGCATGCTGTGCGCGAGCATTCCCGAGGAGTACGGCGGTGGCGGCGGCAACTTCGCGCATGAGGCCATCATCACGCTGGAGCAGTCGCGCGCCGGCGTGAGCAGCCTGGGCACCAACGTCCACAGCGGCATCGTGGCGCACTACATCCTGCGCTATGGCACCGAAGCGCAGAAGCGCCACTGGCTGCCGAAGATGGCCAGCGGCGAGATGGTCGCGGCCATTGCCATGTCGGAGCCGGGCGCCGGCTCCGACCTCAAGAGCATCAAGGCCCGGGCGGTGCGCGACGGCGACCACTACGTGCTCAACGGCTCGAAGACGTTCATTACCAACGGCTTCCTGGCCGACCTGATCCTGGTGGTCTGCAAGACCGATCCGGACAAGGGCGCCAAGGGCGTGTCGATCGTGGTGGTCGAGACCGAGAACCTGCCCGGCTTCCGCCGCGGCCGCATCCTCGAGAAGATCGGCCAGAAGGGGCAGGACACCGCCGAGCTGTTCTTCGACGACGTGCGCGTGCCATGCGCAAACCTGCTCGGCACGGAAGAGGGCAAGGGTTTCTACCAGCTCATGCAGCAGCTGCCCCAGGAACGCATGATCATCGCGCTCGGTGCGCTGTCGGCGATGGAGCGTGCGGTCGAGCTGACTACCGAGTATGTGCGCGAACGCAAGGTGTTCGGCGCCACGCTGCTCGACATGCAGAACACCCGCTTCAAGCTCGCCGAGTGCAAGACCAAGGCCGTGATCGCGGGCGCTTTCGTGGACGACTGCATGGCCAAGGTCCTGCGCGAAGAACTCGATCCCGAGACGGCGGCCATGGCCAAGTGGTGGGGCACACAGACCAGCTGCGAGATCATCGACGAATGCCTGCAGCTGCACGGCGGCTACGGCTACATGATGGAGTATCCGATCGCACGGATGTACGTGAATGCCCGTGTGGGCAAGATCTACGGCGGCTCGAACGAGATCATGAAAGAGATCATCGCGCGCACGCTCTGA